In the Streptomyces spororaveus genome, GCCGGAGATCCGGGCCATCTTGATCTGCCGCAGCGAACGCCCGATGCCCGGATGCGACCAGGTCAGCCAGGCTCCGTCGGGGGAGAAGGCGAGGTCGGTGACGGGGCCGTTGATGGACCGGATCAGCTCGGTGACCTCGCCGTTGGACTCCTCGGTGGCGTCGAGCAGCAGCAGCCGGCCGTCGTTGGAGGCGATGGCGAGCCGCTCGCCGTCCGGGTCCGAGAGCAGCTCGGTGACCCGCCCCAGCTCGCCCGAGGCGAGCCGGCGCGGATCCCGTTCGCCGGAGGCGCGGGGCAGGTAGGCGATCTCGATCGCGTCCTCGCCCTCGGCGTCGGTGACGTAGGCGACCTGTCCGCCGCTGCCGAGCATCTCCGGCAGCCGTACCCGCACGCCCGGGGTGTCGGCGATGGTGCGGGCCGGGCCGTCGCGGTGGGTCAGCCAGTAGAGGCTGCCGCGCACCACGACCGCGCTGGCGCGCCCGGTGGCGTCCACGGAGAGCGAGTCGACGTGGCTGGCGGCCGGCACCTGGTACGTACGCCGTCCCGCGCGCGGGCCGGCGAGGCGGACGTCGAGCTTGCGCGGGGCGGCGTCCCGGTCCAGGGACTCGACGAGCCAGAGGTCGCCCGCGCACTGGTAGACGACGCGGGAGCCGTCGCTGGAGGCGTGCCGGGCGTAGAACTCCTCGTGGTCGGTGTGGCGGCGCAGATCGCCGCCGTCGGGGAGGCAGGAGTACAGGTTGCCGATGCCCTCGTGGTCGGAGAGGAAGGCGATCCTGCCGTCCACGAACATCGGGGAGTCGAGGTGGCCCTCGACGTCCTCCAGCAGCCGCTGTCCGTGCAGCCACAGCCGGCCGGTGGCGCCGCCGCGGTAGCGCTTCCAGGCAGCGGGCTCGTGCGGGGGCTTGCCGGTGAGCAGCAGGGAGTGCCGCTCACCCTCGTCGGTGCACTGCACCTGGATGTCGGAGACGGGTCCCCAGGGCAGGCGGCCGCCGGGGCTGCCGTCGGTCGGGAGGGTGTAGGCCCAGGCGAAGTAGGAGAAGGGCTGGCTGTGCGAGGACACGGCCAGGATGTCGCTGCGGCCGTCCTCGTCGGGCGGGGTCCAGCCGCAGACGCGGGTGTCGAGGGCGCCCCAGTAACTGAGCTGGCGGGCGGGCCCGCCGTCGACGGGGGCGAGGTGGATCTCGGGGTCGAGGCTGCGCCAGCTGGTGAAGGCGATGTGCTTGCCGTCGGGGGAGAAACGCGGGTGGCCGACGCGGGTCCGGTCGACGGTGATGCGCCAGGCCCGTCCGGGTGTCTGGCCGTCGGGGACCAGCGGGGCGACCCAGAGGTCGTCCTCGGTGGCGAAGCAGAGGAGGTCGTCGTGCAGGTGCGGGAACCGGAGGTACGCGACGTCGTGACTCACCCCCCAATGCTTTCCGCGCAGGGGGCCCCTGGCAACTCGTACAGGTGATCCATGCCACTCCTCCGAGCGAAACGGAACGGTTTCGTTTCGCTTGGGGTGGGGGTATCGTCTTAAGCGTACGGAACAGTTTCGCTGCGACGGGAGGCACGGACATGACCGAGGCGATGACGGCTCGGCGTAGCCGGATCACCCCCGAGCGGCAGGCCGAACTGCACGAGGCGGTCCTCGACCTCCTGCGTGACGTCGGCTACGAGGCGCTGACCATGGACGCGGTCGCCGCCCGTACGAAGTCCAGCAAGGCCACCCTCTACCGCCAGTGGGGGAGCAAGCCGGAGCTGGTCGCCAAGGCCCTGCGATGCACCCAGCCCGTCTCGCTGCGGGAAATCGACACGGGCAGTCTGCGCGGGGACTTCGCCCTCATGGTGGAGCACTCCGACGACGCGCAGATGGCCAAGGACACCGCGCTGATGCGGGGTCTGGCCCACGCCGTCCACGAGAGCCCGGAGCTCCACAAGGCCCTGCGCGACCTGCTGGTCGACCCGGAGATCAACGGTCTCCAGGCGATGCTGCGGCGTGCGGTGGACCGGGGCGAGATCCGCCCGGACTGTCCGGCGCTCGACTTCGTACCACACATGCTCATCGGGGCGTTCATCGCCCTCCCGCTGATCGAGGACCGTCCGGTGGACCGGGCCTTCCTCGGTGACTTCATCGACGCCGTGGTCTTCCCCGCCCTCGGCGTCTGATCCCCGATCTCCCCGTCCCCGCACGGCTTCTTCGCTGCTCCTGACACGCCGCTCTCGTCGTCGGGCCGGCTCCTCATGCCCAGATCCGATCCGGATCCATCCCACGACCTGAACGGGAGAACCACCGACGTGGCTACCTTCCTCTACCGACTCGGCAGAGGCGCCTTCCGGCGCCGCGGTCTCGTCGCCCTCCTCTGGGTGGCACTGCTGTTCGCCGCCGGCTTCGGCGCCGCCTCGGCGGCCGCGCCCACCTCCGGCTCGTTCTCGATACCCGGTTCGGAGGCCCAGAAGGCCTTCGACCTGCTGGACGAGCGCTTCCCGGGCATGGCGGCCGACGGCGCCACCGCCCGCATCGTCATCAAGGCCCCCGAGGGCGCCAAGGTCACCGACCCCGGCCCCAAGGCCGAGGTGCAGAAGATCGTCGCCGGCCTGAAGAGCGGACCGGGCGCGGCCGAGGTCTCCTCCGTCGCCGACCCGTACGAGGCGCAGGCCGTGAGCCAGGACGGCTCCACCGCCTACATCAGCGCCAAGTACAAAGTCAGCGGCATGGAGCTCAAGGACGACACCCGCGAGGCGCTCAAGGACTCCGGTGAGGGCGCCAAGGCCGCGGGCCTGAACGTCCAGATCGGCGGCGACGCGCTGATGGCGGCCCCCGAGACGGGCTCCGGCGAGATCATCGGCATCGCGGTCGCCGCGATCGTCCTGGTCATCACCTTCGGCTCGCTGATCGCCGCCGGTCTGCCGCTGCTGACCGCGATCATCGGCGTGGGCATCGGCGTCTCCTCCATCACCGCGCTCGCCAACGTGCTGGACCTCGGCAACACCACCGCCACCCTCGCGACGATGATCGGCCTCGCGGTCGGCATCGACTACGCCCTCTTCATCGTCTCCCGCTACCGCGTGGAGCTCGCCGAGGGCCGTGAGCGGGACGAGGCCGCCGGCCGCGCGGTCGGTACCGCCGGCTCCGCCGTCGTCTTCGCCGGTCTGACCGTGGTCATCGCCCTGGTGGGCCTGGCCGTCGTCAACCTCCCCATGCTGACCAAGATGGGCTTCGCGGCCGCGGGCACCGTGGTCATCGCCGTGCTGGTCGCGCTGACCCTGGTCCCGGCCATCCTCGCCTTCGCGGGCAAGAGAGTGCTGCCCGCGGGCGAGAAGAGCCGGCTGTTCGGCAAGGGCAAGCCGGCGGGCGCGGAGAAGAAGGCCAACGGCGGCACCCGCTGGGCCCGTTTCGTCCTGCGCCGCCCCGTCATGGTGCTGCTGGCCGGTGTGATCGGCCTCGGCGTCATCGCCGTCCCGGCGAGCAAGCTGGAGATGGGCCTGCCGGACGACGGCGCCCAGCCGGTCTCCACCACCCAGCGCCAGGCGTACGACCTGCTGTCCGACGGCTTCGGCCCGGGCTTCAACGGCCCGCTGATGGTGGTCGTCGACGGCGACAAGGCACTCGCCGACACCACGGTCGACCGCATCAAGGGTCTGGACGGCGTGGTCGCGGTCACCCCGCCGACCCTCAACGAGGCCGGCGACGCCGCGGTGATCACCGTCATCCCGAAGGACCGCCCGTCCTCCGTCCACACCGAGGACCTGGTCCACGAGATCCGTGACGGCAGCGGGGACGACGTCCTCGTCACCGGCGCCACCGCGATGAACATCGACTTCTCGCAGAAGATGAACGACGCGCTGCTGCCCTACCTGGCGCTCGTCGTCGGCCTGGCCTTCCTGCTGCTGATGCTCGTCTTCCGCTCGGTCCTGGTCCCGCTCAAGGCGGCCCTCGGCTTCCTGCTCTCGGTCGTCGCCGCACTGGGCGCCGTCGTCGCGGTCTTCCAGTGGGGCTGGCTCGGCTCGGTCTTCGGAGTGGAGCAGACCGGTCCGATCATGTCGATGATGCCGATCTTCATGGTGGGTGTCGTCTTCGGTCTGGCCATGGACTACGAGGTCTTCCTCGTCACCCGCATGCGCGAGGCGTACGTCCACGGCGAGCGCCCGGGCCAGGCCGTGGTGACCGGTTTCCAGTACAGCGCGCGGGTCGTCGTGGCCGCCGCCGTCATCATGATCGCGGTGTTCTCGGGCTTCATCGGGGCCAGCGAGCAGATGGTCAAGATGATCGGCTTCGGTCTGGCCGTCGCCGTCTTCTTCGACGCCTTCGTGGTCCGCATGGCCATCGTCCCGGCGGTGCTCGCCCTGCTCGGGCACAAGGCCTGGTGGCTGCCGAAGTGGCTGGACCGGCTGCTGCCGAACGTGGACGTGGAGGGCGAGAGCCTGCGCAAGCACCTGGAGCGGTCCGCGGACTCCCCGGAGGGCCCGGACAAGGACCGCGAGCTGGTCAACGCCTGACCCCGCGGGTCCGCCGGACCCGCGGGACGACCCCGGCCCCGTACCGCCCGATCGCCGGGCGGTACGGGGCCGGGTCCGTTAGGCCTGACGGGTGGCGGCCGAGACGGCGGAGACGGCCGAGACGGCGGGGGCGTAGGTGCGGCGCAGGAACCGGCGCAGCGCGGCGATGTCGAACTGGACGACCGCGACGCCCTCGGGAGAGTGGAACTCGACGACCGCCTGGACGCGGCCGCAGGGCCAGATGCGTACGTCCCCGGTCCCGGTCGGAGCCTGGAGGCCGGCCTCCAGGAGGGCCCGGGGGAAGACCCATTCGTTGTCGGTGCCCTCGGGGGACAGCCCTGCCGGGAAGACGATCCGTACGGCCAGCGGCTCGGAGGCGGCGAAGCGCAGGGCGACGGGGATCGTCCGGTAGAGGGGATCGTCCGTGATCACGCGGGCGCGTACCCGCTCCTCGACGACGCTCGCGGTGGCGGTCACTGGTGGATTCTCGGCGGTGGCTGACATCGACAAGACTCCTCGAAATCGGAACATTTGCGTCCGTTTGTCCCGTCCAGCCTCGCACATTCCCACGAAATCGCGCGGCTCTATTTGTGATGCGGCCGCTCTTGCCAACGGTTTGCAACTGGGCACTATGGTTGAACAGCTAAAGACTGAGTAAGAAGCGGAGCCACTCCATGCATGTGCCCGACGGATTCATCAACGCGCCCGTGTCGGTGGCCGCCGGAGTGGTCGCCGCCACCGCGGTGGCCGTCAGCCTCCGCGGCGCCCGCCGCGAGCTCGACGAGCGCACCGCGCCGCTCGCCGGTCTCGTCGCCGCCTTCATCTTCGCCGTCCAGATGCTGAACTTCCCCGTCGCGGCCGGCACCAGCGGCCATCTGCTGGGCGGGGCGCTCGCCGCGATACTCGTCGGCCCCTACACGGGCGTGCTGTGCGTGTCCGTCGTCCTGCTCATGCAGGGCATCCTCTTCGCCGACGGCGGCCTGACCGCCCTCGGCGTGAACATCACCGTCATGGGCGTCGTCACCGTCGTCGTCTCCTACGCGATCTTCCGCGGGCTGCTCGGGATCCTGCCGCCCACCCGGCGCTCCGTGACCGTGGCCGCCTTCACCGGAGCCCTGCTCTCGGTGCCCGCCGCGGCCGCCGCCTTCACCCTCGTCTACGCCATCGG is a window encoding:
- a CDS encoding TetR/AcrR family transcriptional regulator — encoded protein: MTEAMTARRSRITPERQAELHEAVLDLLRDVGYEALTMDAVAARTKSSKATLYRQWGSKPELVAKALRCTQPVSLREIDTGSLRGDFALMVEHSDDAQMAKDTALMRGLAHAVHESPELHKALRDLLVDPEINGLQAMLRRAVDRGEIRPDCPALDFVPHMLIGAFIALPLIEDRPVDRAFLGDFIDAVVFPALGV
- a CDS encoding MMPL family transporter, with translation MATFLYRLGRGAFRRRGLVALLWVALLFAAGFGAASAAAPTSGSFSIPGSEAQKAFDLLDERFPGMAADGATARIVIKAPEGAKVTDPGPKAEVQKIVAGLKSGPGAAEVSSVADPYEAQAVSQDGSTAYISAKYKVSGMELKDDTREALKDSGEGAKAAGLNVQIGGDALMAAPETGSGEIIGIAVAAIVLVITFGSLIAAGLPLLTAIIGVGIGVSSITALANVLDLGNTTATLATMIGLAVGIDYALFIVSRYRVELAEGRERDEAAGRAVGTAGSAVVFAGLTVVIALVGLAVVNLPMLTKMGFAAAGTVVIAVLVALTLVPAILAFAGKRVLPAGEKSRLFGKGKPAGAEKKANGGTRWARFVLRRPVMVLLAGVIGLGVIAVPASKLEMGLPDDGAQPVSTTQRQAYDLLSDGFGPGFNGPLMVVVDGDKALADTTVDRIKGLDGVVAVTPPTLNEAGDAAVITVIPKDRPSSVHTEDLVHEIRDGSGDDVLVTGATAMNIDFSQKMNDALLPYLALVVGLAFLLLMLVFRSVLVPLKAALGFLLSVVAALGAVVAVFQWGWLGSVFGVEQTGPIMSMMPIFMVGVVFGLAMDYEVFLVTRMREAYVHGERPGQAVVTGFQYSARVVVAAAVIMIAVFSGFIGASEQMVKMIGFGLAVAVFFDAFVVRMAIVPAVLALLGHKAWWLPKWLDRLLPNVDVEGESLRKHLERSADSPEGPDKDRELVNA
- a CDS encoding SsgA family sporulation/cell division regulator produces the protein MSATAENPPVTATASVVEERVRARVITDDPLYRTIPVALRFAASEPLAVRIVFPAGLSPEGTDNEWVFPRALLEAGLQAPTGTGDVRIWPCGRVQAVVEFHSPEGVAVVQFDIAALRRFLRRTYAPAVSAVSAVSAATRQA